The Kiritimatiellaceae bacterium genome contains a region encoding:
- a CDS encoding glycosyl hydrolase family 43, which yields MQETCEEVVFSEFCKKIQPCGRILEQDGWNVWCCSPIYGEDGRVHVFYSRWRNDFNFWVADCEIGHAVADRPEGPYTHVDTALSGRGGTAWDSWSVHNPTIHKVGDRYALLYMGSDGSGLDITKEDLPGMDWDTYQPYFMRLVESKRIGLAVSDSLDGPWTRISDEKPLLEPSPETAWDDMLTTNPALLQLPDGTFRLYYKSIDWKSWREIFGIRRFGTASAKRLEGPYVKYKGNPVLTFEHLKPRFIANGTVAVSKEKEYEFETAQVEDAYVWQENGTFRMICRDMGFFNHEYGLYLESDDGLNWTGAPQVAYRDAAFYFDEKMPGLAREGRFERPQVLMKDGRPAYLFCAWRGGKYRTSSGVVLKIK from the coding sequence ATGCAAGAGACATGTGAAGAAGTTGTTTTTTCTGAGTTCTGTAAAAAGATTCAGCCCTGCGGGCGGATTCTTGAGCAGGATGGCTGGAATGTATGGTGCTGTTCGCCGATCTATGGTGAAGACGGCCGGGTGCATGTGTTCTATTCCCGCTGGCGCAACGATTTTAATTTCTGGGTGGCCGATTGCGAAATCGGGCACGCGGTGGCCGACCGGCCTGAAGGGCCTTATACGCATGTTGACACCGCCTTAAGTGGACGCGGCGGAACCGCTTGGGATTCGTGGAGCGTCCACAACCCGACCATTCATAAAGTCGGTGATCGGTATGCGTTGCTTTACATGGGAAGCGACGGTTCCGGACTGGATATCACGAAGGAAGATTTGCCCGGTATGGACTGGGACACGTATCAGCCGTACTTCATGCGGCTGGTGGAAAGTAAACGGATTGGGCTGGCCGTGTCCGACAGTCTCGATGGGCCCTGGACGAGGATCAGCGATGAAAAACCGCTGTTGGAGCCATCGCCCGAAACGGCTTGGGATGACATGCTCACCACGAATCCGGCGTTACTGCAACTTCCCGACGGAACGTTCCGGCTTTATTACAAATCGATCGACTGGAAATCATGGAGAGAAATTTTCGGCATTCGCCGTTTCGGCACGGCATCAGCAAAGCGGCTTGAAGGGCCTTATGTGAAATATAAGGGCAATCCGGTTTTGACGTTTGAGCACCTCAAGCCGCGCTTCATCGCCAATGGTACTGTTGCGGTGTCCAAGGAGAAGGAATATGAATTTGAAACCGCGCAGGTGGAGGATGCTTACGTCTGGCAGGAAAATGGAACCTTTCGTATGATTTGCCGCGACATGGGGTTCTTCAACCACGAGTACGGCCTCTACCTCGAGTCAGACGACGGGCTGAATTGGACAGGGGCTCCTCAGGTGGCGTATCGCGATGCCGCATTTTACTTTGATGAAAAAATGCCGGGACTGGCGCGCGAGGGACGATTTGAGCGGCCTCAGGTGTTGATGAAAGACGGGCGTCCCGCCTATCTGTTCTGCGCCTGGCGCGGTGGAAAATATCGCACGTCGTCCGGTGTGGTGCTTAAAATTAAATGA
- a CDS encoding sulfatase-like hydrolase/transferase yields the protein MKNRSLNFCLTSLPTIAMLAGSAVAAEQPNIVFILTDDLGYGSVGCYGADKSLVRTPNIDRLAAEGIRFTDAQVPATVCSASRYSLLTGRHCWRTPENHGVLGVYAPLLIETNRMNMASLLKQQGYATAAIGKWHQGYGLPPRTDFREPLVPGPLQVGFDYHFGVAANHGDETGVYIENEGVWGLRSKTLTPRPGCFYRPYTYLGLDAPQRKDDEAMDFLTGKAISWMEQQPKGKPFFLYFPMLAVHEPITPSKESSGTSAAGPYGDFIHDIDLSVGRILKALEKLGVLDNTLVIFTSDNGGSYPDYGPNKVIQQAADAGLKINGPLRWRKLSIFEGGSRVPFVARWPGRIPAGKVSDETINLIDMTATFAELTGVALAPDAAQDSISVKGALLGGTSSRTETSAMITHSTDGNFALRQGQWKYIEGKPAYPWPGKLAMFEEGKSSQLYDLQNDIGETTNLLSQYPEKVRAMQAEIARQRDQGFSRPSALPYDRNDSPKIAPTAAVPAKPTAKLAAKPPPREQTFMQLDRDGSGTLSPDEFLPACPLKGDAGKERFRDLDRNGDGYLSKDEFINAGK from the coding sequence ATGAAAAACAGATCCTTGAACTTCTGTCTGACGAGCCTGCCGACAATCGCGATGCTGGCGGGATCCGCCGTTGCCGCTGAACAGCCGAACATCGTATTCATCCTTACCGATGACCTGGGCTATGGCAGCGTGGGTTGCTATGGTGCCGACAAATCGCTGGTGCGCACACCGAACATTGACCGGCTGGCCGCAGAGGGAATCCGCTTTACGGATGCTCAGGTTCCGGCAACGGTCTGTAGCGCTTCTCGATATAGTCTGTTGACGGGCCGTCACTGCTGGCGCACGCCGGAAAATCACGGTGTGCTTGGAGTCTATGCGCCGTTGCTGATCGAAACCAACCGGATGAACATGGCATCCCTGTTGAAACAGCAGGGCTATGCTACGGCGGCGATCGGTAAGTGGCATCAGGGGTACGGCCTTCCGCCGAGGACTGATTTCAGAGAACCTCTAGTGCCCGGGCCGTTACAGGTCGGGTTCGATTACCATTTCGGTGTCGCCGCCAATCATGGCGATGAAACCGGTGTTTATATTGAAAATGAAGGCGTCTGGGGCTTGCGATCCAAAACATTAACGCCGCGACCGGGCTGCTTTTACAGACCGTATACCTATCTCGGGTTGGATGCTCCGCAGCGCAAGGATGACGAAGCGATGGACTTCCTGACCGGCAAGGCGATTTCCTGGATGGAACAACAGCCCAAGGGGAAGCCGTTTTTTCTCTATTTCCCCATGCTGGCGGTGCATGAACCCATCACACCGTCAAAAGAATCCAGCGGAACCAGCGCCGCAGGTCCGTATGGTGATTTTATTCATGATATCGATCTTTCTGTCGGACGCATCCTGAAGGCGCTGGAAAAGCTTGGCGTATTGGATAATACACTGGTTATTTTCACATCCGACAATGGCGGATCGTATCCGGACTACGGCCCGAATAAAGTGATCCAGCAGGCGGCCGATGCCGGTTTGAAAATCAACGGCCCGCTTCGGTGGCGCAAGCTGAGTATTTTTGAAGGCGGCAGCCGCGTTCCGTTTGTCGCGCGCTGGCCCGGACGGATTCCGGCCGGTAAGGTCAGCGATGAAACAATCAATCTGATCGATATGACCGCCACCTTTGCAGAACTGACGGGTGTAGCGCTCGCACCGGATGCCGCTCAGGACAGCATTAGTGTGAAGGGGGCTCTACTGGGCGGCACGAGTAGCCGGACTGAAACCTCCGCAATGATCACGCACAGCACAGACGGAAATTTTGCGCTCCGTCAGGGCCAGTGGAAATATATTGAGGGTAAACCGGCCTATCCATGGCCCGGGAAACTGGCCATGTTTGAAGAGGGTAAATCTTCCCAATTATACGACCTGCAGAATGATATTGGAGAAACAACAAACCTGCTTAGTCAGTATCCGGAAAAAGTGCGGGCAATGCAGGCGGAGATCGCCCGGCAGAGGGATCAGGGATTCAGTCGTCCCAGTGCTTTGCCATATGACCGCAACGATTCCCCTAAAATCGCGCCGACCGCCGCCGTTCCGGCGAAACCGACTGCAAAACTGGCCGCAAAACCGCCGCCTCGTGAGCAGACGTTTATGCAGCTGGATCGGGATGGTAGCGGAACATTGAGCCCGGATGAGTTTCTTCCGGCCTGTCCGCTCAAAGGAGATGCCGGCAAAGAAAGATTCCGGGATCTGGATCGCAATGGAGACGGATATCTGTCGAAAGACGAGTTCATTAATGCCGGGAAATGA
- a CDS encoding sulfatase-like hydrolase/transferase, giving the protein MKRKRLLTTTVVGSAGLALLNPQVGYTAGTPAIRPNIIVVVMDDFGLGQCEAYSRTLGAGDMDPHLVELVTGGHRNFKQHDPSEGLQASRQAMPFLTGLADAGVRFNNAYSASSLCAPSRQALLSSRYPQRWGVYNNAAADETGVPLDQRCLPELLHEAGYATAAIGKWHVARVDDSLRDKVLDAEGWKGSRHWMQLRKASPAMYKKAIAETGYCGASVFAQHPLRRGFDYFFGYNWSGATYYKADNIWENDTFTGVRPDGEYNTELFTQKAVDFLDRTLKDGKPAFIYLGYHAVHGSLNYKPPLKYLEKFNSKQEWVNSFYGHVNAVDEGIRSIFEKLKSYGQADNTLFIFTTDNGASGNSYGAILPFNAPSKGAKGEAWQGGHRVPMIASWPGRIKTGRVEEGLVSLMDIMPTAVEASGAPVPAGLDGRSLLPLLNGREKGPVHDTLFFFGIHSTIWSFPDDHYNEGDERQAPLFAAARQGDWLYKVIGSIPPGLYPDLPNGQPKQVLLFNIKNDPGEKNNVIAGNPEVAEALRKKLNGWTAETKPPLWVLKEKWEEIVQP; this is encoded by the coding sequence GTGAAACGCAAAAGGTTACTCACAACAACAGTAGTGGGGTCAGCAGGGCTGGCGCTGCTGAATCCGCAGGTCGGCTATACGGCAGGAACTCCGGCGATCCGGCCCAATATCATTGTCGTTGTGATGGATGATTTCGGTCTCGGTCAGTGCGAGGCGTACAGCCGCACGCTGGGGGCGGGCGATATGGATCCGCATCTGGTCGAACTGGTCACCGGCGGACATCGTAATTTTAAGCAGCACGATCCGTCCGAAGGGTTGCAAGCGTCACGTCAGGCTATGCCTTTTTTGACAGGGCTGGCCGATGCCGGCGTGCGTTTTAATAACGCCTACTCGGCCTCTTCGCTCTGTGCTCCGTCGCGGCAGGCGCTTCTTTCCAGCCGTTACCCGCAACGCTGGGGAGTGTACAACAACGCCGCCGCCGATGAAACCGGCGTGCCGCTTGATCAGCGCTGTCTGCCCGAATTGCTCCACGAAGCCGGTTACGCTACCGCCGCTATTGGCAAATGGCATGTGGCAAGGGTCGATGATTCGTTGCGCGACAAGGTACTTGATGCCGAAGGATGGAAGGGTTCGCGCCACTGGATGCAACTGCGCAAGGCCAGTCCCGCGATGTACAAAAAAGCGATTGCTGAAACCGGGTATTGCGGCGCGAGCGTTTTCGCGCAGCATCCGTTGCGCCGGGGATTTGATTATTTCTTCGGCTACAACTGGTCCGGCGCCACCTATTACAAGGCCGATAACATCTGGGAAAATGACACATTTACAGGTGTGCGCCCCGACGGCGAGTACAACACCGAGCTGTTTACACAGAAGGCCGTTGATTTTCTTGATCGCACCCTGAAGGATGGAAAGCCTGCTTTTATTTATCTCGGTTATCACGCGGTGCACGGCTCGCTGAATTATAAGCCGCCGCTGAAATATCTGGAAAAATTTAACAGTAAACAGGAATGGGTGAACAGTTTCTACGGACACGTCAACGCCGTGGACGAAGGGATCCGGTCTATCTTTGAAAAGCTGAAGTCTTATGGGCAGGCGGACAACACCCTTTTCATTTTCACTACCGATAACGGAGCTTCCGGAAACTCGTACGGCGCGATTCTGCCGTTTAACGCACCGAGTAAGGGAGCCAAAGGAGAGGCCTGGCAGGGCGGGCACCGGGTGCCGATGATTGCTTCGTGGCCTGGACGCATCAAAACCGGACGGGTAGAGGAAGGACTGGTTTCTCTGATGGATATTATGCCGACAGCAGTCGAGGCCTCCGGGGCCCCTGTTCCGGCGGGGCTGGATGGACGCAGTCTGCTGCCGTTGCTGAACGGACGCGAAAAAGGGCCGGTGCATGACACGCTCTTTTTCTTCGGCATCCATTCGACCATCTGGAGTTTCCCTGACGATCATTATAACGAAGGCGACGAGCGGCAGGCGCCTCTTTTTGCCGCCGCACGGCAGGGCGACTGGCTCTACAAAGTGATCGGCTCCATTCCGCCCGGACTTTATCCGGACCTGCCGAACGGTCAGCCGAAACAGGTGCTACTTTTTAACATCAAGAATGACCCCGGCGAAAAAAATAATGTAATTGCCGGGAATCCTGAAGTTGCCGAGGCGCTGCGGAAGAAGCTGAACGGCTGGACGGCTGAAACCAAACCGCCGCTTTGGGTACTCAAAGAAAAATGGGAAGAGATCGTGCAACCGTGA